One Sparus aurata chromosome 5, fSpaAur1.1, whole genome shotgun sequence genomic window carries:
- the LOC115581393 gene encoding homeobox protein Hox-B4-like yields MRLNNQLSLCCGNRRSCEVPVTERVFGEYPCQEQTRYLEVSYSCAKPPPPPPPPPPPPAPIKPDCEEKPADEAEHTSD; encoded by the exons atgagactcaacaatcaactgtctttgtg TTGTGGTAACAGGAGGTCCTGTGAGGTTCCGGTCACTGAGCGAGTGTTTGGTGAATACCCGTGTCAGGAGCAGACCAGGTACCTGGAGGTGTCCTACAGCTGCGCCaagccgcctcctcctcctcctcctcctcctcctccaccagcacccatcAAACCTGACT gtgaAGAAAAACCAGCTGATGAAGCTGAACACACTTCAGACTGA